From Triticum urartu cultivar G1812 chromosome 2, Tu2.1, whole genome shotgun sequence, a single genomic window includes:
- the LOC125539540 gene encoding leucine-rich repeat receptor protein kinase HPCA1-like codes for MAKGEREGRLPLLLLLLVLCLLAQSRIAAAATHPQDAAALKSLMRKWSNVPASWRKKSNDPCGDRWDGIECNGANSRVTSLNLFGMNMKGTLSDDIGSLTELRVLDLSSNKDLGGPLTPAIGELVQLINLALIGCSFSGTVPSELGNLAQLEFFGLNSNQFTGRIPPSLGKLSKVKWLDLADNKLTGLLPNSRDNGAGLDQLLNAEHFHLNQNSLEGPIPEYMFNSSMNLKHILLDRNNLSGTIPSSIGLIPTLEVLRLNNNNFTGRVPAMNNLTKLHVLMLSNNKLSGPMPNLTDMNGLGNVDLSNNSFTPSGVPSWFTELPGLMTLTMQSVGISGKLPQKLFGLRDLQHVILNDNELNDTLDMGNNINDGLDLVDLRNNKITSVTVYSSLDSKLLKLEGNPLCTDSLLSNTLLCTDQLAEFPIMLPFSDVQCPHPFVETIFFRSPSFGDVRKFLPELHDNLSRTVSSCTPNKLGLVPYVDDVYLKVDIKACPVNQKRFNYSQVLNCFNLTLQTYKPPENFGPYYVKSHPYPFHDKASRAILIGVVTGSVLLVVGLALIGLYAVRQKKRAKMLVSQNNPFASWGSTPEDIGEAPKLKSARAFTLEELKLSTNDFKQINAIGEGGYGTVYRGKLLDGQLIAIKRSKQGSMQGGLEFKTEIELLSRVHHNNLVGLVGFCFEKGEKMLVYEFISNGTLSEALYGMKGVQLDWSMRLQIALDSARGLAYLHDHANPPIIHRDIKSTNILLDSKMTAKVADFGLSLLVSDSEEGELCTNVKGTLGYLDPEYYMTQQLTAKSDVYSFGVVLLELIVAKPPIYEKKYIVREVKTALDMEDTMYCGLKDVMDPVLYKMGGLLGFPRFVTMALQCVEEVGPDRPKMNNVVREIEMIMQDNGLTPGSMSASSSFSVDSTTRTFAPRYPYSSTSTPSTTYQMDSRAFEYSGGFPSQGSLKNRNTSPKPRSSRERGLPG; via the exons ATGGccaagggggagagggaggggcggCTCCCCctcttgctgctgctgctcgtcTTGTGCCTCTTGGCGCAGTCCAggatcgccgccgccgccacccacccaCAGGATG CGGCTGCTCTCAAATCCTTGATGAGGAAATGGTCAAATGTGCCTGCTAGCTGGAGGAAGAAATCGAACGATCCTTGCGGCGACAGATGGGATGGAATCGAATGCAATGGTGCCAACTCAAGGGTTACATCACT AAATCTTTTTGGCATGAACATGAAAGGCACTCTCAGTGATGATATAGGAAGCCTGACTGAGCTTAGGGTCCT GGATTTATCCTCAAATAAAGACCTAGGCGGTCCACTTACACCTGCCATTGGGGAATTAGTTCAGCTTATAAATTT AGCATTAATAGGTTGCAGTTTCAGCGGTACTGTTCCAAGTGAACTAGGCAACCTGGCACAACTCGAATTCTT CGGTCTGAACTCAAACCAATTCACGGGCAGAATCCCGCCCTCACTGGGCAAGCTCTCCAAGGTTAAATGGCTGGACCTAGCTGATAACAAGTTAACCGGACTTCTCCCAAACTCAAGGGACAATGGTGCTGGATTGGACCAGCTTCTTAATGCAGAGCACTT CCATCTTAACCAGAATTCTCTAGAAGGTCCTATCCCAGAATATATGTTCAACTCCAGCATGAACCTCAAGCATAT ACTTCTGGACAGGAACAATTTGAGTGGAACTATCCCATCATCTATTGGGCTAATCCCAACACTTGAAGTACT TCGTCTAAATAACAATAACTTCACAGGCCGAGTTCCGGCTATGAATAACCTGACTAAGCTCCATGTTCT AATGCTGTCAAATAACAAGCTAAGTGGACCAATGCCGAATTTGACTGATATGAATGGTCTTGGAAATGT GGATCTAAGCAATAACAGCTTCACGCCTTCTGGTGTTCCAAGTTGGTTTACAGAATTGCCCGGATTAATGACCCT TACAATGCAGTCGGTTGGGATTTCTGGGAAACTACCACAGAAGCTTTTCGGCTTGCGTGATTTGCAACATGT AATATTGAATGATAATGAACTGAATGATACGCTTGACATGGGCAATAACATCAACGATGGACTAGACCTTGTCGACTTGCGGAACAACAAAATTACCTCAGTTACAGTGTACAGCAGCCTTGACAGCAAGCTTCTCAA GCTTGAAGGAAACCCACTCTGCACCGACTCTCTTCTGTCAAACACGCTGCTCTGCACCGACCAGCTAGCCGAATTTCCAATCATGCTACCCTTCTCTGATGTACAGTGTCCACATCCATTTGTTGAAACCATATTCTTCCGTTCTCCTTCCTTTGGCGATGTCAGAAAGTTCCTTCCTGAACTGCACGACAACCTGTCGAGAACAGTGAGCAGTTGTACCCCGAACAAGCTAGGTTTGGTACCATACGTTGATGACGTGTACCTGAAAGTGGACATCAAGGCGTGCCCAGTAAACCAGAAGAGGTTCAATTACTCTCAGGTGCTCAACTGCTTTAATCTGACACTTCAGACTTACAAGCCACCGGAGAACTTTGGACCTTACTATGTGAAATCACATCCTTATCCGTTCCACGACAAAG CTTCTCGAGCTATTTTGATTGGTGTCGTGACTGGCTCTGTTCTTTTGGTTGTCGGGCTCGCGCTGATTGGACTTTACGCCGTGCGCCAAAAGAAACGGGCTAAGATGCTTGTCTCCCAGAATAATCCTTTTG CTTCATGGGGATCAACGCCGGAAGATATTGGTGAAGCGCCAAAACTCAAGAGCGCTAGAGCCTTCACACTGGAAGAGCTCAAGCTTAGCACAAACGACTTCAAACAAATCAATGCAATTGGAGAAGGAGGCTATGGAACG GTGTACCGAGGAAAACTTCTGGATGGACAGCTCATAGCCATCAAGAGGTCCAAGCAAGGGTCCATGCAGGGTGGGCTTGAGTTCAAGACAGAAATCGAGCTCCTTTCGAGGGTGCATCACAACAACTTGGTTGGGCTAGTTGGTTTCTGCTTCGAGAAGGGCGAAAAGATGCTGGTTTACGAGTTCATATCCAATGGAACTCTAAGTGAGGCGTTATATG GTATGAAAGGAGTACAATTGGATTGGAGTATGAGACTTCAAATAGCTCTAGATTCAGCTAGAGGGCTAGCTTACCTCCATGACCATGCCAATCCTCCAATCATTCATAGAGATATCAAGTCCACCAACATTCTCCTTGATTCGAAGATGACCGCAAAGGTTGCAGATTTTGGCCTCTCCTTGTTGGTATCAGACAGCGAGGAAGGCGAGCTGTGCACAAATGTCAAGGGAACACTG GGTTACCTAGATCCAGAGTACTACATGACGCAGCAACTTACGGCGAAGAGCGATGTCTACAGCTTCGGCGTGGTACTACTAGAGCTCATAGTAGCCAAGCCACCTATATACGAGAAGAAGTACATTGTCCGTGAGGTGAAGACGGCACTAGACATGGAAGACACCATGTACTGTGGGCTGAAGGATGTGATGGACCCAGTTCTCTACAAAATGGGGGGCCTCCTAGGATTCCCAAGGTTCGTGACGATGGCACTGCAATGCGTGGAGGAGGTGGGACCTGACCGCCCGAAGATGAACAATGTGGTGAGGGAGATCGAGATGATAATGCAGGACAACGGGCTCACACCCGGTTCGATGTCGGCAAGCTCGTCGTTCAGCGTGGACTCGACAACAAGGACGTTTGCACCAAGGTATCCGTACTCCAGCACATCGACGCCGTCCACGACGTATCAGATGGACAGCAGGGCCTTTGAGTACAGTGGGGGTTTCCCTTCTCAGGGCAGCTTGAAGAACAGGAACACATCCCCTAAACCTCGAAGCTCCCGGGAACGGGGGCTTCCTGGTTGA
- the LOC125539541 gene encoding putative RNA methyltransferase At5g10620 isoform X1: MGVLPWSCRCGLNPTPSKNRGAPARPPPPAARGRRSKYTGQSVRAMPMRVLTVGKKRSQGTQLLVEEYKEKLGHYCDVEDTLIKSNPKLTSDVKVQIEAEDASMMQQLKAEDFVVVLDENGKDVISEQIADLIGDAGNTGSSRLTFCIGGPYGLGIQVRERADATIRLSSLVLNHQVALIVLMEQLYRYVCQEHSLLYGTLLGDRRKHAKGTTDRDRGVSVLSVTAREHRQVCRPGKHVSTVMSRNRA, encoded by the exons ATGGGAGTCTTGCCATGGAGCTGCCGCTGCGGACTCAACCCCACCCCCAGCAAGAACAGGGGTGCGCCCgcgcgtcctcctcctcctg CTGCCCGAGGCAGGAGATCCAAATACACGGGACAATCTGTG AGAGCAATGCCTATGCGCGTGCTGACAGTCGGCAAGAAGAGGTCTCAGGGGACACAACTTCTTGTTGAAGAGTACAAAGAGAAGCTCGGTCACTACTGCGACGTTGAGGACACCCTTATCAAGTCCAACCCAAAACTTACAAG CGATGTTAAGGTGCAAATTGAAGCAGAAGACGCGTCTATGATGCAGCAGCTCAAGGCTGAAGATTTT GTTGTTGTGTTGGATGAAAACGGGAAGGATGTCATATCTGAGCAGATAGCTGATCTCATTGGGGATGCTGGCAACACG GGATCGTCAAGGCTCACATTTTGTATTGGCGGGCCATATGGTCTTGGAATACAAGTACGAGAGCGAGCTGATGCAACAATTAGGCTATCCTCACTGGTTTTGAACCACCAAGTCGCTTTAATAGTTTTAATGGAGCAGCTCTACAG GTATGTATGCCAGGAGCACTCGTTGTTATATGGCACATTGTTGGGCGACCGCAGAAAGCACGCAAAAGGTACGACTGATCGAGATCGCGGTGTGTCGGTTCTTTCAGTTACAGCCAGAGAACACCGGCAAGTATGCCGTCCTGGCAAACATGTAAGCACGGTGATGAGCCGCAACAGGGCGTGA
- the LOC125539539 gene encoding probable plastid-lipid-associated protein 8, chloroplastic — MAASAAPPCVRISCSTPSPTALRRPRRRRVASARCSLAAAPGLRAPAELVDSILSKVKGTDRGVLLPEEGHQEVADVAQQLGKYCIDEPVKSPLIFGDWDVVYCSVPTSPGGIYRTPLGRLVFKTDDMVQVVEAPDVVRNKVSFSIFGLDGAVSLKGKLNVLDSKWIQVIFEPPELKVGPLGFQYGGESEVKLEITYVDEKIRLGKGSRGSLFVFLRQD, encoded by the exons ATGGCGGCTTCTGCTGCGCCCCCTTGCGTCCGCATCTCCTGCTCCACACCTTCACCGACCGCTCTCCGCCGGCCACGCCGCCGGCGCGTCGCCTCCGCCCGATGCTCCCTCGCCGCAGCCCCCGGCCTCCGGGCGCCGGCGGAGCTCGTCGACTCCATCCTCTCCAAG GTGAAGGGGACTGACCGGGGGGTGCTGCTACCGGAGGAAGGCCACCAGGAGGTCGCCGACGTCGCGCAGCAGCTGGGGAAGTACTGCATCGACGAGCCCGTCAAGTCCCCGCTTATATTCGGAG ACTGGGACGTGGTGTATTGCTCGGTGCCGACGTCCCCCGGAGGGATTTACCGGACCCCTCTCGGGCGGCTGGTGTTCAAGACCGACGACATGGTTCAGGTGGTGGAAGCCCCCGACGTCGTCAGGAACAAGGTGTCCTTCTCCATCTTCGGCCTCGATGGTGCGGTGTCTTTGAAAG GCAAGCTGAATGTATTGGACAGCAAGTGGATTCAGGTCATATTTGAGCCCCCGGAACTGAAGGTAGGCCCCTTGGGTTTCCAATACGGTGGCGAGAGCGAGGTCAAGCTGGAAATCACCTATGTCGACGAGAAGATCAGGCTTGGGAAAGGATCCCGAGGCTCGCTTTTCGTCTTCCTGAGACAAGATTAG
- the LOC125539541 gene encoding putative RNA methyltransferase At5g10620 isoform X2 has product MGVLPWSCRCGLNPTPSKNRGAPARPPPPAARGRRSKYTGQSVRAMPMRVLTVGKKRSQGTQLLVEEYKEKLGHYCDVEDTLIKSNPKLTSDVKVQIEAEDASMMQQLKAEDFVVVLDENGKDVISEQIADLIGDAGNTGSSRLTFCIGGPYGLGIQVRERADATIRLSSLVLNHQVALIVLMEQLYRAWTIIKGQKYHH; this is encoded by the exons ATGGGAGTCTTGCCATGGAGCTGCCGCTGCGGACTCAACCCCACCCCCAGCAAGAACAGGGGTGCGCCCgcgcgtcctcctcctcctg CTGCCCGAGGCAGGAGATCCAAATACACGGGACAATCTGTG AGAGCAATGCCTATGCGCGTGCTGACAGTCGGCAAGAAGAGGTCTCAGGGGACACAACTTCTTGTTGAAGAGTACAAAGAGAAGCTCGGTCACTACTGCGACGTTGAGGACACCCTTATCAAGTCCAACCCAAAACTTACAAG CGATGTTAAGGTGCAAATTGAAGCAGAAGACGCGTCTATGATGCAGCAGCTCAAGGCTGAAGATTTT GTTGTTGTGTTGGATGAAAACGGGAAGGATGTCATATCTGAGCAGATAGCTGATCTCATTGGGGATGCTGGCAACACG GGATCGTCAAGGCTCACATTTTGTATTGGCGGGCCATATGGTCTTGGAATACAAGTACGAGAGCGAGCTGATGCAACAATTAGGCTATCCTCACTGGTTTTGAACCACCAAGTCGCTTTAATAGTTTTAATGGAGCAGCTCTACAG GGCGTGGACAATCATCAAAGGACAGAAGTATCATCACTAG